From Thermoanaerobaculia bacterium, one genomic window encodes:
- a CDS encoding PadR family transcriptional regulator produces the protein MAKPKPAPKSDLLQGTLDLLILRTLSLGPMHGWGISQRIQQISRDVLQVNQGSLYPALARLEVAGRVDARWGVSENNRQAKFYALTKAGERQLEVETANWERLSAAVARVLRLAGQEAIP, from the coding sequence ATGGCCAAGCCGAAGCCCGCGCCGAAGTCCGATCTCCTGCAGGGGACGCTGGATCTGCTCATCCTGAGGACCCTTTCCCTCGGACCGATGCACGGGTGGGGGATCTCGCAGCGGATCCAGCAGATCTCCCGCGACGTGCTGCAGGTCAACCAGGGCTCGCTCTACCCGGCGCTCGCGCGGCTGGAGGTCGCCGGCCGGGTCGACGCGCGATGGGGCGTTTCCGAGAACAACCGGCAGGCCAAGTTCTACGCGCTCACGAAGGCCGGCGAGCGGCAGCTCGAGGTGGAAACCGCGAACTGGGAGCGCCTCTCCGCGGCGGTCGCGCGCGTTCTTCGGCTCGCGGGCCAGGAGGCGATTCCATGA